The genomic interval acttGGCATATATTTCGAATACTATAATTTAGAGAGTGAAAGGTAGAGAGGGAAGGACAGTGAGTGCACATGGAGGGGGTGTTAAGTTATTAAAAATTGCTggggaaaagaagaaagagtatGGGAATCCATGACGAACAGCTTGAATCCAATCACTGCCTCTTCATTCTTCATCAGTTTTTACACTTTCTATTTgtttattcttcatttttagggttttggatCTCTAAAAACGCCGGTGTGCTAGGAAGCACAACACGGCAATCTTGACTTTTTGCATGCAGAGGGATCATCACTTCACTTGGATCGACCCCCCCTCTTGACTTTCAAGCTTCTTTCACACTTTGTCTTCCTATTTCTTTGTATATAAAAATCTCTTGAATAAAGTTGTGCTTCGTGTATAATTAATGGGAGTTAatcaaaatctaatattaagtattcaaaatgatataataaaattttcagaTTAAGGATCAGTTCATTAGAATTCGAAAAAATAACAAGCTTATCCTTcagattatataattattaacaagagacgttatcaaaacataaaattgaataacTAAATTGGTCTggtaaattcttttaattatttgaatttgaaaagtcaagaaaattaattaatcatttgttAAATAAGCATGTGAGAAGTAAATGCTCATGTGTCCATGGCCATCTGTGTTCCGTCTTTGTCACTTCATTAATTTTGGGTGTTTTTCAGCGGAAGAAAAAAGTGCATGAATCTCTTAATTTCTTCCCATCTTCTCTTCTCAGAGAGGAGATCGATCATGGGTGATTGTTTTCTCCTTGGGATAGACTGACTAGTCTGCAACACACATGCATATGGACAAGACTTCCCATGCCGTAACCGAGAATGACAGTCGCCTTCTGCTTCACGTCGGCTCATTTTCtgcaaaattaatgttttttgtttcttttttctttttgttttttgtttctttttgtttattaatggTGTTCTTGAATAACTTGTgtattaaatgaaatgaaattttattttttagactaTCTGAAAACATACTTTTCTTGTATTGATCAAtgaattcaaagaaataaattaatttatttaactttaatttcaagatatatagtaaatgaaaaataaaaatagaatgtaggaccaatcatttaaaaattatgtttttatatttttttaaaaagcattgtTTGTAGCTAAAAGTACGTTTGATAAGCATGGTGTACCATATTTGaagctataaaataatatttttaacgcCGTGCTTATTAGAATAAAgacttatatataaaataaatatatttatataataattttaaaataaattttatattttcaaaaaaaaaaacacgtttctactttgtttatctttttgtaatttaacaCGACCATTAAATTTGGGTCCGAGGTTTCAATTTAAGGCCTAGCAGCTCATCATGTCAAACTTGAGACAACTTCTAGTGTACATCCAatataagaattataaattaaaattgggTAAAGAGGTTTTCTTTGCCCAATTCATATGGGTTCGAGACTCAAACAAGTTTAGACTAATTGACCTAACCCAATAACAAATCTGGTGTGAAATGTAGAGCCGAACTATTGACAATATGCTTGGCACAAACGAATCACTTAAAGACCCAACAAATTGGTCTCGACTGGACCCATCTCAGCAACCAGTAAATCCCAAGACAAGTCTTGACTCGGGgcagaaaataaatgaaattacactttacatttttaataatttttttctccttttgcttGTCATATGATTTTCAGATATTATCGATCATTTTCCAACTCAGCTCCACTGAACTTTCTTTATACTTATATCATGCCTTGTGTTGAAATAGATGAACGAAAGTAAGGTAGTTATTAAATAGTTGGCTATGCGTAAACTAACTTGaataattatcttaattaaaaaaatataaaattaaaagaaaagatattcttagattgaattttatcgattatatttttcaattcatatataaatatataatcgaTTAGCAACTTCGGGTTTACGAGTTATTCTCTATAATTTAGCTCTTTGCCACTCATTTTTAGATGcccataatataaaaaattaaattgaaataaatgaacAAGTTTTTAGGGAAAGGAATTTGGCTGACATGGGATGAAGCTAAGATGTAGGTACATATATGGTGTTAAATGATAAACCTTCTTCTAATAacagaatgaaaaataaaagtatgaaAACAACATGTATGAACTACAGGTCGTTTAAGTCCTCCTAAAAAAATAGccaaaatattgaataaatagTTTGTATactctttatttaattaagaaatgtGAACGAAACCCTAATGCTAAATCACTTATACCAAATAACTTCTTCTAATTCATGTAATTAACTTTCATTGCATAAACGTATTAGCATTGATGGTCAAAGTTTAtgatattcaaaaaatatataaaaaaataatatattagaattGGCACAACATTAATTGAGCTAGCAAGCCtggaaacacaaataaaaacgaTGGCTAGAACTACAATCCGAATAATATACCATTATATTACAGCCACTCTGTGTTGCAAAAGAATTAGGGCATAATTTTCCATtcccagagaaaaaaaaatatttggattcTTCATTACAAAAATGATCATAGATTTTTCCGGCTATTGCTTAGTTTTTGCTTGGGTTAGCGCAACCATTCCCTTGAGATTTTCATGCAAGAAGTACTAATCAATGGGATACAAATCTAATGTTGCTGGATTGTTGGGAAAACCTAgcctatatatttttgaattaaatgacAAGTCTTAGTCTAAAAAAAGGTATTGTTGTGATAAATTATTTGGTTATCTAAAACAGCATAGTTTTCGATGattattgaatcaaatttaaaattctttaataGATTCTCCAAGTTGGTTCTGTATTAAGGACTTGTTTAGAATTATGATAGTGGTTgcgatttaaaatgtttttatttaaaaatgcatcaagatgataatttatttttaaaaaattactgttgatATCAGGGCATCGAGACAATctaaacacactaaaaaaatttaattttaaataaaaaaatttaatttttttaggagcGCGGGTTGGATTGTTTTCCCAAACATAGTCTAAGTTAACTTTTGTAACTAATCAAGATTGGGAAGACTTTCAAATTAAACTTAGAAGTTGTTGTTTATGTCGTTTTTATTCTTTcctatttaattttagatttttagctTAATTTAGGACTCATTTGTGCCAAAATTCTTATCTaagaaaatttcaaagattGTGCTACTCTTACTCTTGATACAAAACATTTGATATTCTTTATCATGATCTATTAGGAgtagcataattttttatttttttttcaaatttttatttggttatgcTGCTAAGAGTAGTGTAACCAAATAAATtgcaattctcaaccaatttgatataaaatcatGTTTCTGGATAACATAAAAACCTAATAGATTTTTATTAGCTGTGTGACTCTAAGTAAtgcaaccaacaaaaaaaaaagtactattTCTcgaatatttctttaattatgttattttatataaaaaaataaaattaaatgattgcgctatttaaaaagaaaatagctaATTATCTAGCCATGAATTGTTTATATcctcttattttaaaaatgagaacAAAACCTTATTTAGAATGGTTACAATATATCAATGACTTCGACCGTTTCACATAATTAGCATTCATTAAATCCATGTATTATCATTGATTGccacaattaattattttcaaaaacaccaaGTTCTTGGAGGGTTGGCACCACAGTTGCCTTGGGCTGGCCTAAGGCAACGAGGAATACCAAGCACCTTGGTCCCACCTCTTTTTCAACGGCTGAGATTATCCAACTGGATGACACGAGGATGTTCGGTGTGTCCAACACATCAAACGGtctcattttcatcatcatttcttctttctttgcagGCTGTTGTAGGGCCCATTAACACCCCAAAGATACACACAGACACACCACAAcgcctaaaaagaagaaaatgcctGCACATCCGGCGATGATTTCTAGCACTGGGATGGGTAAACTACACTTTTGTCCCTCTAGATTTATCAATGTTCCATTGCTATTAGTACTGTTTCAAAGCTTCAAATGTTCTCCTTATactttttaagagtttttaatttcatccctaaacaCGAAGCAGCTAATAAAATTAGGCTAATCAGATATCCGAGGTACTTTTCACATCCATATAGAGGGATCCTATCACATTTTATATTGACAATGGCTCTCAGAATTTTTGCTCAAATTAAGTTATAGATACACAAATTCATCATAGAATGAgtgaaaatatttgaatttatgaGCCCGGGCCGAAAtcttgatggatttgtttttattggattttatgggagagtttttttttaatttattaggttTTCAAACATAtagtaaaaatgataaaaaagaaataaaatcaaatcaaagctTTTACGAAAACAAATCTATAAATCTTGAACTATTGGTATAGAGATGAAGCATTGGTCAATTTATAGGGATAAAAATGTTGTTTGCCCTATAAAGAACCGTTACAAAATAGGGCAAAGATCGTGTCCaacattcaagaaaattaacagCAAATGGATAGTTATGGTTCCCCACACACACAGGGAGAATCATAGACTTCATGCTGGCTTTGTTTTCAGCTTGACAGCTTGGCCCTCTAGCCCAACCACCACCCCCCACGACTCCACTCTTTATAActccccccctccccctcccctaAACCCTCACCATACCCTCAAAACACTTGCATTGCAAGAATTCAACAACCATagccctctccctctctttttccATCTCTAGCATTTCTTGTTTTGTCTTCAAGAATGGCAGAGGTGGCACAAAACGTGAGTCAAGAACAAGTGGTGGTGGTAACTGATGTTCCACAAGCTGAGAAAACAACACCAGTGCCACCAACAATGCCAGTGGTGGGGAAAGAGCTACCATTGCCCGTGCCTGAGACTGAGGAGGTGCCAATGAAGCCAAAGCAGGTTGAGGAGGCTGTTGTGGAGACTGAGGATTTGAAAGCTAGTGGAGGTGATGATGAGAAGATGCCTCAGTTGGTTTCTTTTAAGGAAGAAAGTACTAAAGTTGCTGATCTTCTTGAGTCTGAGAAGAAAGCACTTCAAGAATTTAAGAAACTTGTTCAGGAAGCACTTAACAAGCATGAATTTAGTGCTTTAACAACAACACCAGCACCAgctaaagaagagaagaagaaagatgtgATGGTGGCCTcggaggaggagaaaaaaccAGCCCAAGAAGAGGAAACACCGGCAGTAATAGAGGAGAAGGAAAACGTGGAGCCTCAAGTTGTAgcagagaaagaagagaagaaagaagtgGTGGAAAGTGAGGTTCTTGATGATCAAGAAAAGGTGGCTCCCGTTCCTGCTAGTGATACTACTGCAGTTAGTACTGTGGATGATGATGGTGCCAAGACTGTAGAAGCCATTGAAGAGACCATTGTAGCTGTCTCCTCTTCAGTGGCTTCACAAGAGGAGACTTCAGCTCAGGCTACAAAAGAGCCTGAGGGAGAGACAAAGGCTGCCTCAGCATTGGATGAGGGAGCCAAAGAAGTTAAGTCTGAGACTGTGGTGGAAGTGACACCAGAGGAAGTATCAATCTGGGGCATAACGCTTCTTGCTGATGACAGAAGTGATGTGATTCTATTGAAATTTCTCAGAGCCAGGGATTTCAAGGTGAAAGATGCCTTCACCATGCTCAAGAACACAATTCGCTGGAGAAAGGAGCTCGGCATTGATGAATTGCTTGAACAAGATTTGGGCTGTGATGATTTGGGGAAGGTGGTATTTATGCATGGTCTTGACAAAGAGGGACACCCAGTTTGCTACAATGTCTACGGGGAGTTCCAAAACAAGGAGCTTTACAAGAATTCATTTTCTGATGAAGAGAAGAGGCAGAGATTCTTGAGGTGGAGAATTCAATTCCTGGAAAGGAGTATTAGGAAATTGGATTTCAGTCCTGGTGGAGTCTCTACCATTGTTCAGGTTAATGACTTGAAAAATTCTCCTGGACCAGCTAAGAGAGAGCTTAGACAAGCTACTAGACAGGCACTTCAATTGCTTCAAGACAACTATCCAGAATTTGTGGCCAAACAGGtatatttgtttgtttcatCTCTTGATTCCTTTCCTCTTTGTTTGAAAACAAACAACTTAAAATTGTTTGATTCTTTGGTGTTTGCTCTGCAGATCTTCATCAATGTGCCCTGGTGGTACCTCACAGTCAATAGAATGATAAGTCCATTTTTAACTCAGAGAACCAGAAGCAAGTTTGTCTTTGCTGGTCCTTCCAAATCTGCAGAAACCCTCACCAGGTTTGTCCCAAAAGATTTCAATTTGCTATAGAAAATGTCTTAGCTTTCTGACATGCGTTTTTGTACTATTGGGCTGTGAGTTAAAATTTCTTTCTACCATCAATCAGGTACATAACTGCTGAGCAAATACCAGTGAAGTATGGAGGACTAAGCAAAGATGGTGAATTTTGCACAGCTGATGCTGTTACTGAGATTACAGTGAAGGCATCAGCAAAGCACACTGTAGAATTCCCAGTTACTGAGGTACCCTTTCTCTTTTGACTGCTAAGGAGTACTTACAAATCTTGCTTATTAAACCTGGACCGTGAATTGGATCGAACCGATTGACCTGTGACCCAAACATGTTTGAggttttataaaagataaaggggaaaaaaatctaaagttgatgtaattttttttttaaataacttttttagaTTATTCTAAGTTAAACCAGTTAATCCGCTAATAAATAACTCCGGATTTTATCGATCCCTGTTTGGATTTAACTACTATGTTTAAAACAAAGGcagtttcttctttctttggaAAGAAACATGTGACTTTGTCTATCTAGGAGCACCTAGAATGGTGTTTCCTTGACAAGGGAATCTTTCCTTGGGAACTCTGAGCTATGCAGTGATACAATCAAGGGTTAAATTTAGTATTGTCATTATGacattgttttacttttttcccTTGATTAACGTTAATCTAATTGATCTGCAGACATGCCTTCTGACTTGGGAAATGAGAGTTGTGGGATGGGATGTGAGCTATGGCGCCGAATTCGTACCAAATGCTGAGGATAGCTACACAGTGATCATCCAAAAGGCTAGAAAGGTTGCTATAACTGAAGAACCAGTGGTTAGCAACAGTTTTAAAGTTGGTGAACCTGGTAAAGTTGTTCTCACCATTGACAATACCACttccaagaagaagaagaagctcctCTATCGCTTGAAAACCAAACCTTGCTCTGATTAATTAACGCACTATAGCGAAACAACAACAGAAGATTTTGCTTACATTCTTGCTGCTGCCGATATTACCACCATGATCATGTCACATCTTGAAGGTGTTTAATTTGAGGCTCTAGATTATTATGGAGGAGAAGACATGGAAATCTTGAAGCTGCTATTCttatgtttaattatatttttgctatgatgaaatttgttttggattttgggAATGGATCAAGGAGAGATTGTGTGGGGAATGGATCAAGGAGAGATTTTGGGAATGGATCAAGCTgctattttctttgtaaattctCTATggctttctttctctccttccatgtaattaaatattatcttttggacatactatgtttttattgatattaacgaagacaatatttttttttacctttttcttctctttctacGAATTCTCGTTGGTAtagttttgaaattcaattcaggttgatttgaagtttagagaattaacctaaaaaatataattaaatgaaaaattattttttctagaagGAAACAACGAGTTTTGTACCAAAATTTGACATGGTTTTTCCCAAGTTgaatgccttttcttttttttttttaactcaaattgATGTAGACCATTCGGTTGGtacgagttttaaaatttataatataccCCTTAACCATTACGTTATATAAAGTTTGCTCATGAAGAAATCCTAAAGGATATAACTTAACTGATTAGATTTTAAGTTGATTTCCTAGAaattaccagttcgagtctcacaaactttAGGATCACTAAAAATTTACTTTGTCGTTAACTTTAagacccgtgaaattagtcaaggtacgcgcaagttgcccgaacacccacattaattaaaaaaaaaattgctcctAAACAAGTTTTTGCATATAGATTTTATCTCTAGTCTCtgaataattttgatttctcaattggaatcttttattagaaaacactgtcatttcttaagaaaatttaCAGTTTGGATGGAATGAAAGGTTTAATAGATAAATTTGAAATTCGAGGGacagaattgaaaaaaaatatatatatatatttttgagacAAAATCGGTCTACGatacaaaaaccaaagaagTATGATGCTATAGGATTATCAGTTGAC from Populus trichocarpa isolate Nisqually-1 unplaced genomic scaffold, P.trichocarpa_v4.1 scaffold_1865, whole genome shotgun sequence carries:
- the LOC18109255 gene encoding patellin-3; translation: MAEVAQNVSQEQVVVVTDVPQAEKTTPVPPTMPVVGKELPLPVPETEEVPMKPKQVEEAVVETEDLKASGGDDEKMPQLVSFKEESTKVADLLESEKKALQEFKKLVQEALNKHEFSALTTTPAPAKEEKKKDVMVASEEEKKPAQEEETPAVIEEKENVEPQVVAEKEEKKEVVESEVLDDQEKVAPVPASDTTAVSTVDDDGAKTVEAIEETIVAVSSSVASQEETSAQATKEPEGETKAASALDEGAKEVKSETVVEVTPEEVSIWGITLLADDRSDVILLKFLRARDFKVKDAFTMLKNTIRWRKELGIDELLEQDLGCDDLGKVVFMHGLDKEGHPVCYNVYGEFQNKELYKNSFSDEEKRQRFLRWRIQFLERSIRKLDFSPGGVSTIVQVNDLKNSPGPAKRELRQATRQALQLLQDNYPEFVAKQIFINVPWWYLTVNRMISPFLTQRTRSKFVFAGPSKSAETLTRYITAEQIPVKYGGLSKDGEFCTADAVTEITVKASAKHTVEFPVTETCLLTWEMRVVGWDVSYGAEFVPNAEDSYTVIIQKARKVAITEEPVVSNSFKVGEPGKVVLTIDNTTSKKKKKLLYRLKTKPCSD